Proteins encoded in a region of the Oncorhynchus clarkii lewisi isolate Uvic-CL-2024 chromosome 18, UVic_Ocla_1.0, whole genome shotgun sequence genome:
- the LOC139372746 gene encoding UPF0711 protein C18orf21 homolog, translated as MAFTDPTGSSHKFLKDASLLYQSICPEQSRFLMGRHQRMKAPAKFQPIPEEELCPFCFQWRRPDNHRMRLHPKRRASVRVQSVLRREGKGMRLSLAQMDILRRFRGSSSALVVTCHTCNSTSKHNGVNRNFIATLSKSHCTPWSAGKHKTPQSTNRTNAMGIPKSASKHKTPQSTNRTNASKDKTPCSTPRSTSKTPGSSSASKPASVKKLAFSRLKRFLMLEDNQKTKTKGGLKDFLSSL; from the exons ATGGCTTTTACAGACCCCACAGGCTCAAGTCACAAGTTTTTAAAGGATGCATCGCTACTGTATCAAAGCATTTGTCCGGAGCAGTCACGTTTTCTCAT GGGGAGACACCAGAGAATGAAAG CTCCAGCCAAGTTCCAGCCCATCCCTGAAGAAGAGCTCTGTCCCTTCTGTTTCCAGTGGCGTCGCCCAGACAACCACCGCATGCGGCTGCATCCCAAGCGGCGTGCATCAGTGAGGGTGCAGAGCGTGTTGCGGAGGGAGGGCAAGGGCATGAGGCTCAGCCTGGCTCAGATGGACATCTTACGGAGGTTCAGGGGCTCCTCATCAGCTCTG GTGGTTACATGCCACACCTGTAACAGCACGTCCAAGCATAACGGCGTCAACAGGAACTTCATAGCCACTCTCTCCAAGAGCCACTGCACCCCCTGGAGCGCAGGCAAACACAAGACTCCCCAGTCCACCAACAGAACCAATGCCATGGGCATCCCAAAGTCTGCCTCCAAACACAAGACTCCCCAGTCCACCAACAGAACCAACGCCTCCAAAGACAAGACGCCCTGCAGTACGCCAAG GTCAACCTCTAAGACCCCCGGTTCCTCCTCGGCCTCAAAGCCTGCAAGTGTGAAGAAGTTGGCCTTCTCCCGCCTCAAGAGGTTCCTCATGCTGGAGGACAACCAAAAGACCAAGACCAAGGGAGGACTCAAagacttcctctcctccctctga